CTAAAGTGTGCTTATGGAAGAACACTCCGTAGGCCCGAAGACATACGGCCTGAGCCAGCTCCAGGCCCTGCGTAAGTGGCGGCGTATGACACAGCAGGAGCTGTCGGAGGCCTCCGGCGTTGCTCTTTCAACGATTCAAAAGCAGGAGCGTGGGAACCTGGAAGATGCTGCAGTGAGCGTTGCCGGGCCGCTGGCGAAAGCGTTGGCGGTCCCCATCGAAGCCCTTTGGGACACTGCATTTAGCAAAGAATTGCTAGAGCAGGGGGAGTCGATTCCCGCATGACCCGCCGTTCCAACGCCATCACCGAAGTCCGTATTACCCGCGACCCCTGCCCGGT
The Deinococcus carri DNA segment above includes these coding regions:
- a CDS encoding helix-turn-helix transcriptional regulator, with translation MEEHSVGPKTYGLSQLQALRKWRRMTQQELSEASGVALSTIQKQERGNLEDAAVSVAGPLAKALAVPIEALWDTAFSKELLEQGESIPA